A genomic region of Herbaspirillum sp. DW155 contains the following coding sequences:
- a CDS encoding helix-turn-helix domain-containing protein produces MPLPRNKPRTSEVPQFSLYGEASRPEDAESVHIELIETRSRVHDWHIAPHTHAGLFQVLFLMSGHVSALMEEEVWEVDGPVVITIHPSLVHGFDFSEQAVGFVLTVDPHVVFSAGGGEGHGELFSPLFLRPMAIELGRVPALRERMETLLRLLIAESEAPRTGHTLMLEWLARSVMLLLVRLEADHRTAELSGRGDFELFSRFRALVEQHFKEQWQVTVYAERLRITPSRLNRLCLKLAGHSAFDLAQQRLILEACRKLTYVPSGISTIAYELGFQDPAYFSRLFKRHMGMTPKEYRRTHVEE; encoded by the coding sequence ATGCCCCTGCCCCGCAACAAACCCCGCACCAGCGAAGTGCCGCAATTCTCCTTGTATGGAGAGGCTTCCCGGCCGGAAGATGCCGAGTCCGTCCACATCGAACTGATCGAGACGCGCAGCCGCGTGCACGACTGGCATATTGCACCGCACACACATGCCGGACTTTTTCAGGTACTTTTTTTAATGTCCGGCCACGTCAGTGCGCTGATGGAAGAAGAGGTATGGGAAGTCGACGGCCCGGTGGTCATCACCATCCATCCTTCGCTGGTGCATGGCTTCGACTTTTCGGAGCAGGCTGTCGGCTTCGTGCTGACCGTCGATCCGCACGTGGTGTTTTCGGCAGGTGGCGGCGAGGGACATGGCGAGTTGTTCTCCCCCTTGTTCCTGCGCCCGATGGCCATCGAACTGGGGCGCGTGCCGGCCTTGCGCGAACGCATGGAGACCTTGCTGCGCCTGCTCATCGCCGAATCGGAAGCGCCCCGCACCGGCCACACGCTGATGCTCGAATGGCTGGCACGCAGCGTGATGCTGCTGCTGGTGCGGCTGGAAGCGGATCATCGCACGGCCGAACTGTCGGGGCGCGGCGACTTTGAATTGTTCAGCCGCTTTCGCGCGCTGGTAGAGCAGCATTTCAAGGAGCAGTGGCAGGTGACGGTGTATGCCGAGCGGCTGCGCATCACGCCCAGCCGGCTCAATCGGCTGTGCCTGAAGCTGGCCGGTCATTCGGCCTTCGACCTGGCGCAGCAGCGGCTGATCCTGGAGGCGTGCCGCAAGCTGACCTATGTGCCTTCAGGCATCTCGACCATTGCCTATGAACTGGGCTTTCAGGATCCGGCGTATTTCAGCCGGCTCTTCAAGCGGCATATGGGGATGACGCCCAAGGAATACCGGCGCACGCATGTGGAGGAATAA
- a CDS encoding IclR family transcriptional regulator C-terminal domain-containing protein, translating to MQQEQIDEEPGEGEDGPLKRDLVAGLEKGLQVIEAFDQERSRLTIAEVAQLTGLTRAAARRYLITLTHLGYMRHDNKTFSLTPMVLRLGQSYLHSARLPRIVQPLLYRLAYSLGEAASCGVLDHDQLVCVAAVSAGQLVSTTLQPGTRVPAYCTANGRILLANLPQAQLDAILARAQPEAITAHTITDVERLGLEIARARAQGYALVDQELELGLRTMAVPVRNFRGEVVAAMNISVHAARMKLEDMVERCLPAMLKIQVELGALL from the coding sequence ATGCAGCAAGAGCAAATCGATGAAGAGCCGGGGGAGGGCGAGGACGGTCCCTTGAAGCGTGACCTGGTGGCCGGGCTGGAAAAGGGCCTGCAGGTCATCGAAGCCTTTGATCAGGAGCGTTCGCGCCTGACCATCGCCGAGGTCGCGCAGCTGACCGGCCTGACCCGCGCTGCCGCGCGCCGCTACCTGATTACGCTCACGCACCTGGGCTACATGCGGCACGACAACAAGACTTTCTCGCTCACGCCGATGGTGCTGCGGCTGGGCCAGTCCTATCTGCATTCGGCGCGGCTGCCGCGCATCGTGCAGCCGCTCTTGTACCGGCTGGCCTATTCGCTCGGCGAGGCGGCCTCCTGCGGGGTGCTCGATCATGACCAGCTGGTGTGCGTGGCGGCGGTGAGCGCGGGACAACTGGTCTCGACCACCTTGCAGCCGGGCACGCGGGTACCGGCCTATTGCACCGCAAATGGTCGCATCCTGCTGGCCAACCTGCCGCAGGCGCAGCTCGATGCCATCCTCGCGCGGGCCCAACCGGAAGCCATTACGGCCCATACCATCACCGACGTTGAACGGCTGGGCCTGGAGATCGCGCGCGCCCGTGCACAGGGTTACGCGCTGGTGGACCAGGAACTGGAACTGGGCCTGCGCACCATGGCCGTGCCGGTGCGCAATTTTCGTGGCGAGGTGGTGGCGGCGATGAACATCAGCGTGCACGCGGCCCGCATGAAACTGGAAGACATGGTGGAACGCTGCCTGCCGGCCATGTTGAAGATACAGGTGGAGCTGGGAGCGCTGCTGTGA
- the pcaH gene encoding protocatechuate 3,4-dioxygenase subunit beta, which yields MQFDAIEPGVYPELIYPPYKSTVKRGPTQAPLRVRDETATGTNLFASPKLILPHDMDLTKQGKGEPLGEKIVVTGRVLDEDGKPVRNSLLEVWQCNAAGRYFHKKDQHDAPLDPNFTGFGKMLTDDNGRYRFVSIKPGPYPWGNHHKAWRPAHIHFSLFGNVYAQRLVTQMYFPNDPLFAYDPIFQSIPDEAARQRLISRFSMEETVDDKMLGYEFDIVLRGRNATPMGI from the coding sequence ATGCAATTCGATGCCATCGAACCCGGTGTCTATCCGGAACTGATCTATCCCCCTTACAAGTCCACCGTCAAGCGCGGCCCCACGCAAGCACCGCTGCGCGTGCGCGACGAGACCGCCACCGGCACCAACCTGTTCGCCTCGCCCAAGCTGATCCTGCCGCACGACATGGACCTGACCAAGCAGGGCAAGGGCGAGCCGCTGGGCGAGAAGATCGTCGTCACCGGCCGCGTGCTCGATGAAGACGGCAAGCCGGTGCGCAACTCCCTGCTGGAAGTCTGGCAATGCAATGCCGCGGGCCGCTACTTCCACAAGAAGGACCAGCACGATGCGCCGCTGGACCCCAACTTCACCGGCTTCGGCAAGATGCTCACCGATGACAATGGCCGTTATCGCTTTGTCTCGATCAAGCCCGGCCCGTATCCCTGGGGCAACCACCACAAGGCCTGGCGTCCGGCGCACATCCACTTCTCGCTGTTCGGCAATGTCTATGCACAGCGACTGGTGACGCAGATGTACTTCCCCAACGATCCGCTGTTCGCCTACGACCCGATCTTCCAGAGCATTCCTGACGAAGCCGCGCGCCAGCGCCTGATCTCGCGCTTCTCGATGGAAGAGACGGTGGACGACAAGATGCTGGGCTATGAATTCGATATCGTCCTGCGCGGCCGCAACGCCACGCCCATGGGCATCTGA
- a CDS encoding protocatechuate 3,4-dioxygenase, whose amino-acid sequence MSNITTSQTIGPFPHEAWAWAVELTSRVDSSAPQVKISGAILDGDGVPINDAWAEAWVPGSVAAEASHAIPGYRRVPTNEEGGFTFSLSLPQAPAGKPVAYVTVFARGLIKHQFTAIFLEDDPALAQSALLEQVPANRRDTLIARKQPDGSYQWDIHMQGARETVFFDYT is encoded by the coding sequence ATGAGCAACATCACCACTTCGCAAACCATCGGCCCCTTCCCGCACGAAGCCTGGGCCTGGGCCGTAGAACTGACGTCCCGCGTGGACAGCAGCGCACCGCAGGTCAAGATCAGCGGCGCCATCCTCGACGGTGACGGCGTACCCATCAACGACGCCTGGGCAGAAGCCTGGGTGCCTGGCAGTGTGGCGGCAGAAGCGTCACATGCCATTCCCGGATATCGCCGCGTACCCACCAACGAAGAGGGCGGTTTCACTTTTTCGCTGTCCCTGCCGCAAGCGCCTGCCGGCAAGCCGGTTGCCTACGTGACCGTGTTTGCACGCGGCCTGATCAAGCACCAGTTCACCGCCATCTTCCTGGAAGACGACCCGGCGCTGGCGCAATCGGCCCTGCTGGAACAAGTCCCGGCCAATCGCCGCGACACCCTGATCGCACGCAAGCAGCCTGACGGCAGCTATCAGTGGGACATCCACATGCAAGGCGCGCGCGAGACGGTATTCTTCGACTACACCTGA
- the pcaB gene encoding 3-carboxy-cis,cis-muconate cycloisomerase — protein MSVSIFDSFLTTSEMIAVFDDQAVVQAMLRFEQVLAEAEAAEGVIPDAAARAIASVCRAQLYDINALIVAGRRAGALAIPLVKELQRTVALYSEEAATHVHWGSTSQDVLDTAMVLVTREALRLVDGELDQLSRRLLDLSQSHLDTPVLARTLMQPAQVTSLGFKFCNWAAPLLRSRAQLQMLAERALQLQLGGAVGTLAVLGEKGPAVAARMAAALDLKTPDAAWHTQRDEWIRLGTEMAVLAGSLGKIATDLSLMAQGEIAELAEPSGNGRGGSSAMPHKRNPVSSMIALAAAARAPQQAAALLGAMSQQHERGLGNWQAELAEWPALFLGVHGALRALNDAFAALLIDEARMLRNIDALQGLVFAESASIALAGVIGRPRAHSLLEQLTRKAVADGAQLVDVLVEAVQADAQLRKEIDLHMLRGLFDPVQATRPARRIAEGQLEHLRAMLLP, from the coding sequence ATGAGCGTTTCGATCTTCGACAGCTTCCTCACCACTTCCGAGATGATTGCGGTGTTCGATGACCAGGCGGTGGTGCAAGCCATGCTGCGCTTCGAACAAGTCCTGGCCGAAGCCGAAGCCGCCGAGGGCGTCATCCCCGACGCCGCCGCACGCGCCATTGCCAGCGTCTGCCGCGCCCAGCTCTACGACATCAATGCGTTGATCGTCGCCGGCCGCCGTGCCGGTGCCCTGGCCATTCCGCTGGTCAAGGAATTGCAGCGCACCGTCGCGCTCTACAGCGAAGAGGCCGCCACCCACGTGCACTGGGGCAGTACCAGCCAGGACGTGCTGGATACGGCCATGGTGCTGGTCACCCGCGAGGCCCTGCGGCTGGTCGATGGCGAACTGGACCAGCTCTCGCGCCGCCTGCTGGACTTGTCGCAATCCCATCTGGATACGCCGGTGCTGGCGCGCACGCTGATGCAACCGGCACAGGTCACCAGCCTGGGCTTCAAATTCTGCAACTGGGCCGCGCCCCTCTTGCGCTCGCGCGCGCAACTGCAGATGTTGGCCGAACGCGCCTTGCAGTTGCAACTGGGTGGCGCAGTGGGCACGCTGGCCGTGCTGGGCGAGAAGGGACCGGCGGTTGCCGCGCGCATGGCGGCGGCGCTTGACTTGAAGACACCCGATGCCGCCTGGCACACCCAGCGTGACGAATGGATTCGTCTGGGCACCGAGATGGCCGTACTGGCGGGCAGCCTGGGCAAGATCGCCACCGATCTGTCGCTGATGGCGCAAGGCGAAATCGCCGAACTGGCCGAGCCCTCCGGCAATGGCCGTGGCGGTTCCTCGGCGATGCCGCACAAGCGCAATCCGGTCTCTTCCATGATCGCCCTGGCGGCGGCGGCACGCGCGCCGCAGCAGGCAGCGGCCTTGCTGGGTGCGATGTCGCAGCAGCATGAACGCGGCCTGGGCAACTGGCAGGCCGAACTGGCCGAATGGCCGGCACTCTTCCTGGGGGTGCATGGCGCGCTGCGTGCGCTCAACGATGCCTTTGCCGCACTGCTCATCGACGAGGCGCGCATGTTGCGCAACATCGACGCCTTGCAGGGACTGGTCTTTGCGGAATCCGCCTCCATCGCCCTGGCCGGCGTGATCGGCCGCCCGCGTGCACACAGCCTGCTGGAGCAATTGACGCGCAAGGCCGTGGCCGATGGCGCGCAACTGGTGGACGTGCTGGTCGAGGCGGTGCAGGCCGATGCGCAGCTGCGCAAGGAAATCGACCTGCACATGTTGCGCGGCCTGTTCGATCCGGTGCAGGCCACGCGTCCTGCGCGCCGCATCGCTGAAGGGCAGCTTGAACATCTGCGCGCGATGCTGCTGCCTTGA
- the pcaD gene encoding 3-oxoadipate enol-lactonase, with translation MSYDPLDHDFERGMRNRRSVLGDQWVDRSVANATNFNADFQNLITRFAWNEIWGRPGLDHKTRRIIVLAITIALGRWEEFELHVRAGLTGDPATRLTPDEMKEVMIQASVYAGVPAGNTAFTHAQKILREVGEQIGYAVVPQSPSASVHPGVGREGRTASSPALHYTLREPRNGKAPRHTVVLSHALGTDLMMWDGLANLLAADCRVIAYDHRGHGSSEKVDGLYSMADLADDAARLLRELDSGPVVWVGLSMGGMVGQELALRHPGLVRALVLANTTSAYPDAAREAWRQRIVTVRAQGIEAIADAVMGRYFHEGFRSSQAATVARYRHRLVTTDAVGYVGCCHAVGTVDTAARLGSIRVPTLVIAGELDQGTPVSMAQALVDGIAGARLEVIADASHVSAVEQPGVFAELVCGFIDGL, from the coding sequence ATGAGCTACGATCCGCTGGACCATGATTTCGAGCGCGGCATGCGCAATCGCCGCAGCGTGCTGGGCGACCAATGGGTTGACCGTTCGGTGGCCAACGCCACCAATTTCAATGCCGACTTCCAGAACCTGATCACGCGTTTTGCCTGGAACGAGATCTGGGGACGTCCCGGTCTGGACCACAAGACCCGCCGCATCATCGTGCTGGCCATCACCATCGCGCTGGGCCGCTGGGAAGAATTCGAACTGCACGTGCGCGCGGGGCTGACCGGTGATCCGGCCACCCGCCTGACACCGGACGAGATGAAGGAAGTCATGATCCAGGCGTCGGTCTATGCGGGCGTGCCGGCGGGCAATACCGCCTTTACCCATGCGCAGAAAATCTTGCGGGAAGTGGGTGAGCAGATCGGTTATGCGGTGGTCCCGCAGTCGCCCTCTGCGAGCGTGCATCCGGGGGTCGGACGCGAGGGCCGTACGGCGTCTTCACCGGCGCTGCATTACACGCTGCGCGAGCCGCGCAACGGCAAGGCGCCGCGCCATACGGTGGTGTTGTCGCATGCGCTGGGGACGGATCTGATGATGTGGGATGGGCTGGCCAATCTGCTGGCGGCCGATTGCCGGGTGATTGCTTACGATCATCGCGGGCATGGCAGTTCGGAGAAGGTCGATGGGCTCTACAGCATGGCGGACCTGGCCGATGATGCGGCGCGGTTGTTGCGTGAGCTTGATAGCGGTCCGGTGGTGTGGGTGGGTCTGTCGATGGGGGGGATGGTCGGGCAGGAGCTGGCCTTGCGGCATCCTGGTCTGGTGCGCGCCCTGGTGCTGGCCAATACCACTTCGGCTTATCCTGATGCGGCGCGGGAGGCCTGGCGGCAGCGCATTGTTACCGTTCGTGCTCAGGGCATCGAGGCGATTGCGGATGCGGTGATGGGGCGGTATTTCCATGAGGGCTTCCGGTCTTCTCAGGCAGCTACCGTTGCGCGTTATCGGCATCGGCTGGTGACTACTGATGCGGTGGGCTATGTGGGGTGCTGTCATGCGGTCGGGACCGTGGATACTGCTGCCCGCCTTGGGTCTATCCGCGTGCCTACACTGGTGATTGCCGGGGAGCTGGATCAGGGGACGCCGGTTTCTATGGCGCAGGCGTTGGTGGATGGTATTGCTGGTGCACGGTTGGAAGTCATTGCTGATGCTTCCCATGTCAGTGCTGTTGAGCAGCCTGGTGTGTTTGCTGAATTGGTTTGTGGGTTTATTGACGGGCTTTGA
- a CDS encoding ABC transporter substrate-binding protein, whose translation MSEMINSRRRHLVLAGSALAAGAVPMLARAADPLKVGLIVPMSGPFASTGRQIEAAVKLYQQKFGDSVAGRKVEILLKDDGGVSPDVTKRLAQELVSRDKAQVLMGFGLTPLALAAAPIATQAKVPMIVTAAATSIIPQRSPYIVRTGFTLAQVTSPLASWAAKNGIKSVVTFVSDYGPGLDAEKVFVKTFSEAGGKVVESVRVPLRNPDYAPFLQRVKDAKPQALFVFVPSGEGAAVLKQFTERGLGAAGIRLICTGDVLDDDLMAGIGAAAKDVVSSHHYSAAHPSALNKEYVEAIAKANKGMRANFHSVGAYDGMHLLYESLRKTGGDADGEKLLGVMKGMSWESVRGPVSIDASTRDIVQTVYMRKAELRGSEFYNVEFDQVERVRDPGV comes from the coding sequence ATGAGCGAGATGATCAATAGCCGCCGTCGCCACCTGGTGCTGGCGGGATCTGCATTGGCGGCGGGTGCGGTGCCGATGCTGGCGCGTGCGGCGGACCCGCTGAAGGTGGGCCTGATCGTGCCGATGTCGGGGCCGTTTGCGTCGACCGGGCGGCAGATCGAGGCGGCGGTGAAGCTGTATCAGCAAAAGTTTGGTGACAGCGTGGCCGGGCGCAAGGTGGAGATCCTGTTGAAGGATGACGGCGGGGTCTCGCCGGATGTGACCAAGCGGCTGGCGCAGGAGCTGGTGTCGCGTGACAAGGCGCAGGTCTTGATGGGTTTTGGGCTGACGCCCCTGGCGCTGGCAGCTGCTCCCATTGCTACGCAGGCCAAGGTGCCGATGATCGTGACGGCGGCGGCGACTTCGATCATTCCGCAGCGTTCTCCTTATATCGTGCGTACCGGGTTTACGCTGGCGCAGGTGACTTCGCCGCTGGCTTCCTGGGCGGCGAAGAACGGCATTAAGAGTGTGGTGACCTTCGTTTCCGATTACGGGCCGGGGCTGGATGCGGAGAAGGTGTTCGTGAAGACGTTTTCAGAGGCGGGGGGCAAGGTGGTGGAGAGCGTGCGGGTGCCTTTGCGCAATCCTGATTACGCGCCTTTCCTGCAGCGGGTGAAGGATGCTAAACCGCAGGCTTTGTTCGTTTTCGTACCTTCCGGTGAGGGGGCTGCGGTGTTGAAGCAGTTCACGGAGCGGGGACTGGGGGCGGCGGGGATTCGGCTGATCTGTACTGGCGATGTGCTCGATGATGATCTGATGGCGGGCATTGGTGCGGCGGCCAAGGATGTGGTGAGCAGTCATCATTATTCTGCGGCGCATCCTTCTGCTTTGAACAAGGAATATGTGGAGGCTATTGCCAAGGCTAACAAAGGGATGCGCGCGAACTTCCATTCCGTTGGGGCTTATGACGGGATGCATCTGTTGTATGAGTCTCTCAGGAAGACGGGGGGCGATGCCGATGGGGAGAAGCTGCTCGGTGTGATGAAGGGGATGAGCTGGGAGAGCGTTCGGGGGCCGGTTTCCATCGATGCATCTACGCGCGATATCGTTCAGACCGTTTATATGCGTAAGGCTGAGTTGCGGGGTTCTGAATTTTATAATGTTGAGTTTGATCAGGTGGAGAGGGTTCGGGATCCTGGGGTTTGA
- a CDS encoding PDR/VanB family oxidoreductase, translated as MTTLQVKVAARREEADGIVGLDLVSVDGVPLPAFTAGAHIDVHLPGGLLRQYSLCNAPHEQHRYQIGVLRDANSRGGSVAVHEALKVGGVVTIGVPRNQFALVPAQHSLLLAGGIGVTPILCMAESLAASGASFEMHYCARSPARQAFRERIAASGFSGRVVHHYDDGDAAQKLDLDALLAHADPSTHLYVCGPAGFISYVVDTARARGWPESQVHFEYFGAAPVQADGNGSFDVKLASSGQVYTIPADRTVIQVLCEHGVDVPVSCEQGICGTCLTRVLEGEPDHRDQYLTDEERAANDQFTPCCSRARSPLLVLDL; from the coding sequence ATGACGACATTGCAGGTCAAGGTCGCGGCGCGCCGCGAGGAAGCCGACGGCATCGTCGGACTGGATCTGGTTTCGGTGGATGGCGTGCCCTTGCCGGCCTTCACGGCCGGTGCCCACATCGACGTGCATCTGCCGGGCGGCTTGCTGCGCCAGTATTCGCTGTGCAATGCCCCGCATGAGCAGCATCGCTATCAGATCGGCGTGCTGCGCGATGCCAATTCGCGTGGGGGTTCGGTGGCGGTGCATGAGGCGCTGAAGGTGGGAGGCGTTGTGACCATCGGCGTGCCCCGCAATCAGTTCGCGCTGGTGCCGGCGCAGCACAGCCTGTTGCTGGCCGGTGGCATCGGCGTGACGCCCATCCTCTGCATGGCCGAGTCTCTGGCAGCCTCGGGGGCTTCCTTCGAGATGCATTACTGCGCGCGCTCGCCGGCACGGCAGGCGTTTCGTGAGCGTATTGCGGCCTCGGGATTTTCCGGGCGCGTGGTACATCATTACGACGATGGCGATGCCGCGCAGAAGCTCGATCTCGACGCGTTGCTGGCACATGCTGATCCTTCCACCCATCTCTACGTTTGCGGTCCCGCTGGTTTCATCAGTTACGTGGTCGATACGGCGCGTGCGCGCGGCTGGCCGGAATCGCAGGTCCATTTCGAATACTTTGGTGCGGCGCCGGTGCAGGCCGATGGCAATGGCAGCTTCGACGTGAAGCTGGCCAGCAGCGGGCAGGTCTATACCATTCCTGCGGATCGCACGGTCATCCAGGTCTTGTGCGAGCATGGGGTGGATGTGCCGGTGTCGTGTGAACAGGGTATTTGCGGGACTTGTCTGACCCGGGTGCTGGAGGGCGAGCCCGATCATCGCGACCAATACCTGACCGATGAGGAGCGGGCTGCCAATGACCAGTTCACCCCTTGCTGTTCGCGCGCCCGGAGTCCTTTGCTGGTGCTGGATCTGTAG
- a CDS encoding aromatic ring-hydroxylating dioxygenase subunit alpha, producing MFPKNAWYVACTPDEIESKPLGRQICGEKIVFYRGAERQVAAVEDFCPHRGAPLSLGFVREGQLVCGYHGLEMGCDGHTRSMPGQRVRGFPCIRSFPVVERYGFIWVWPGDKEQADPAQIHHLEWADNPEWAYGGGLYHINCDYRLMIDNLMDLTHETYVHASSIGQKEIDEAPVHTRVEGEQVITSRFMENIMPPPFWRMALRGNGLADDVPVDRWQICRFSPPSHVMIEVGVAHAGKGGYEAAPEHKASSIVVDFITPETETSHWYFWGMARHFRPEDKELTATIREGQGKIFGEDREMLELQQANLLKYPERRLLALNIDAGGVQSRKVLDKWLAREAEAGKAAAA from the coding sequence ATGTTCCCCAAGAATGCCTGGTACGTCGCCTGCACCCCCGACGAAATCGAAAGCAAGCCCCTGGGTCGCCAGATCTGCGGCGAGAAGATCGTGTTCTATCGTGGTGCCGAAAGGCAGGTCGCGGCCGTCGAGGATTTCTGTCCGCATCGCGGCGCGCCGCTGTCGCTGGGCTTCGTGCGCGAAGGCCAGCTCGTCTGTGGCTACCACGGCCTGGAAATGGGCTGCGATGGTCACACCCGCAGCATGCCCGGCCAGCGCGTGCGCGGCTTTCCGTGCATCCGCAGTTTCCCGGTGGTGGAGCGTTACGGTTTCATCTGGGTATGGCCGGGTGACAAGGAGCAGGCCGATCCCGCGCAGATCCATCATCTGGAATGGGCGGACAATCCCGAGTGGGCTTATGGCGGCGGGCTGTATCACATCAATTGCGACTATCGCCTGATGATCGACAACCTGATGGACCTCACCCACGAGACCTACGTCCATGCCTCCAGCATCGGCCAGAAGGAGATCGACGAGGCGCCGGTCCATACCCGTGTGGAGGGCGAGCAGGTCATCACCAGTCGCTTCATGGAGAACATCATGCCGCCGCCGTTCTGGCGCATGGCCTTGCGCGGCAACGGGCTGGCCGATGACGTGCCGGTGGACCGCTGGCAGATCTGCCGCTTCTCGCCGCCCAGCCACGTGATGATCGAGGTAGGTGTGGCGCATGCCGGGAAGGGCGGTTACGAGGCCGCGCCGGAACACAAGGCGTCCTCCATCGTGGTGGATTTCATCACGCCCGAGACCGAGACTTCGCACTGGTATTTCTGGGGCATGGCGCGTCATTTCCGTCCCGAGGACAAGGAGCTGACGGCCACCATCCGCGAAGGCCAGGGCAAGATCTTCGGCGAGGATCGCGAGATGCTGGAGCTGCAGCAGGCCAATCTGCTGAAGTATCCCGAGCGCCGTCTGCTGGCGCTGAACATCGATGCCGGTGGGGTGCAGTCGCGCAAGGTGCTGGACAAGTGGCTGGCGCGCGAAGCCGAGGCCGGCAAGGCTGCGGCTGCCTGA
- a CDS encoding MarR family transcriptional regulator: protein MPDTAHAPDENPLTDLYEHPGHLLRRAQQISVSIFHDEIGGILTPVQYAILRMLSNHPGIDQVTLAGLVAIDTSTGATVCARLEEKGLLVREVIPHNRRQRALRITPAGQTLLEELTPGLQRLRKRLLAPLDQDEQRQFMLLLDKLVQLNNPQSRAPLARLQEERCDED from the coding sequence ATGCCCGACACTGCGCACGCTCCCGACGAAAACCCGCTGACCGACCTCTACGAGCATCCCGGCCACCTGTTGCGGCGGGCGCAGCAGATTTCGGTATCGATCTTCCATGACGAGATCGGCGGCATCCTTACTCCCGTGCAATACGCGATCCTGCGCATGCTCTCCAATCATCCCGGCATCGACCAGGTGACCCTGGCCGGGCTGGTGGCCATCGATACCTCGACCGGTGCCACCGTCTGCGCCCGCCTGGAAGAAAAGGGCCTGCTGGTGCGAGAGGTCATCCCGCACAACCGGCGCCAGCGCGCATTGCGCATCACGCCGGCCGGACAAACCCTGCTGGAAGAACTGACCCCCGGCTTGCAGCGCCTGCGCAAGCGCCTGCTGGCGCCGCTGGACCAGGACGAGCAGCGACAATTCATGCTGCTGCTGGACAAGCTGGTACAGCTGAACAACCCTCAGAGCCGTGCGCCACTGGCCAGGTTGCAAGAGGAACGCTGCGACGAAGACTGA
- a CDS encoding LysR family transcriptional regulator, protein MANFDLNLLPIALAIFEERSVSAAARKLDMSQPAVSVALNKLRIALGDPLFVKTGRGMQPTPRAITLIGPTREIMQRVHSDVLTTDQFTPATTTKRFVLGLSDFGELMLLPRLLARLRDEAPHASVVTVMPAAEELVGALESGAVDLAIGYFPHLKQRNFFQQRLLSQDFVCLLRAGHPLQMQRISLEHYQAAGHIAVNGEGRDEPLCERFLLRRKIRRRVTLSTAHFMAIPLLVATSDLIATVPRAFGEFVARFSGIRLVEPGFEMPSMDLKQHWHRKYHKDGGNAWLRGLTATVFAAGTELVPSQSSSQRSSCNLASGARL, encoded by the coding sequence ATGGCCAATTTCGATCTGAACCTGCTGCCGATTGCCTTGGCGATCTTTGAAGAACGCAGCGTGAGTGCGGCTGCAAGGAAGCTCGACATGAGCCAGCCTGCCGTGAGTGTCGCGCTCAACAAACTGCGCATTGCGCTGGGAGACCCGCTGTTCGTGAAGACCGGACGCGGCATGCAGCCTACCCCGCGTGCCATCACGCTGATCGGGCCGACCCGCGAAATCATGCAGCGTGTCCATTCAGACGTCCTGACCACCGATCAGTTCACGCCGGCCACGACCACCAAGCGCTTCGTGCTGGGGCTGTCGGATTTCGGCGAGCTGATGCTGCTGCCACGCTTGCTGGCGCGTCTGCGCGATGAAGCGCCGCATGCCTCGGTGGTGACGGTGATGCCGGCGGCCGAAGAGCTGGTCGGAGCGCTGGAGAGTGGTGCGGTCGATCTGGCCATCGGGTATTTTCCGCACCTCAAACAGAGGAATTTTTTCCAGCAGCGTTTGCTCTCGCAGGATTTTGTCTGCCTGCTGCGTGCCGGCCATCCGTTGCAGATGCAGAGGATCAGCCTGGAGCACTACCAGGCGGCAGGGCATATCGCGGTCAATGGCGAAGGACGGGACGAGCCGCTGTGCGAACGCTTCCTGCTGCGCCGAAAGATCCGTCGACGGGTCACGCTGTCGACCGCGCACTTCATGGCCATTCCCTTGCTGGTGGCGACTTCTGATCTGATCGCCACGGTGCCGCGCGCGTTTGGCGAATTCGTTGCGCGTTTTTCCGGTATCCGGCTGGTCGAGCCGGGTTTCGAGATGCCTTCGATGGATCTGAAGCAGCACTGGCATCGCAAGTACCACAAGGATGGCGGCAATGCCTGGCTGCGCGGGCTGACGGCGACCGTGTTTGCCGCCGGTACGGAACTGGTGCCGTCTCAGTCTTCGTCGCAGCGTTCCTCTTGCAACCTGGCCAGTGGCGCACGGCTCTGA